Proteins encoded in a region of the Anopheles ziemanni chromosome 2, idAnoZiCoDA_A2_x.2, whole genome shotgun sequence genome:
- the LOC131283653 gene encoding S-adenosylmethionine decarboxylase proenzyme produces MAESEDISNSSSNSSSREDMHFFEGVEKLLEIWFAPNPANKNADLRKIPRPMWDALLKTVRCEIISFTRNDQIDAYVLSESSMFVSKRRWILKTCGTTTPLQCFEPLLRLASEIAGYSEIEDLFYSRKNYKRPELQVSPHRGFEEEVAFLDSFFDDGRAYSLGAINRDCWHLYTLSRGGGGSNKILKRNNHVHQLHHDHDAQMIEASMQPDPDQTIEILMTELDPKVMAIFTKDECSTAKEATQKSGIHRLIPGMIIDDYLFDPCGYSMNGISKNGCYMTIHITPEPEFSYVSFESNVASSDYGELIERVIRTFHPGKFIVTVFANKTSMAANANREIEHLGTIDQWKRRDIQYSRFASYDLTYAQYCKYPS; encoded by the exons ATGGCTGAATCGGAGGACATaagtaatagtagtagtaaCAGTAGTAGTAGAGAGGATATGCACTTTTTCGAAGGAGTCGAAAAGCTGTTGGAGATCTGGTTCGCACCGAACCCGGCCAACAAGAACGCCGATCTGAGAAAGATTCCCAG GCCGATGTGGGACGCACTGCTTAAAACGGTGCGATGCGAAATCATCAGTTTCACCAGAAACGACCAGATCGATGCTTACGTGCTCAG TGAGAGCAGCATGTTTGTGTCCAAGCGTCGCTGGATTCTGAAGACATGCGGCACTACCACGCCGCTGCAGTGCTTCGAGCCGCTGCTCCGTCTCGCATCCGAAATCGCTGGTTACAGCGAGATCGAGGATCTGTTCTATTCGCGCAAGAATTACAAGCGCCCGGAGCTGCAGGTTTCGCCGCATCGCGGCTTCGAGGAAGAGGTCGCCTTTCTCGATTCGTTCTTCGACGACGGACGCGCCTACAGTCTCGGCGCGATCAATCGCGACTGCTGGCATCTCTACACGCTGAGCCGCGGGGGAGGGGGCTCTAACAAGATACTGAAACGCAACAACCACGTCCACCAGTTGCACCACGACCACGATGCGCAGATGATCGAAGCGTCGATGCAACCGGATCCGGATCAAACCATCGAGATCCTCATGACCGAGCTCGATCCGAAGGTGATGGCCATCTTCACCAAGGACGAGTGCAGCACGGCCAAAGAGGCTACCCAG AAATCGGGAATTCACCGACTCATTCCCGGCATGATCATTGATGACTATCTCTTTGATCCGTGCGGTTATTCCATGAACGGCATTTCCAAGAAT GGATGTTACATGACCATCCACATTACACCGGAACCGGAGTTCTCGTACGTGAGCTTCGAAAGCAACGTGGCTTCATCTGACTACGGCGAGTTAATTGAGCGCGTGATTCGCACGTTCCACCCGGGAAAGTTCATCGTGACCGTGTTTGCTAACAAG ACATCGATGGCCGCTAATGCAAACCGCGAGATCGAACATCTGGGCACCATCGATCAGTGGAAGCGTCGCGATATCCAGTACTCGCGCTTTGCGAGCTACGACCTTACCTACGCCCAATACTGCAAATACCCTAGCTGA
- the LOC131282323 gene encoding alpha-N-acetylgalactosaminidase, with the protein MTQRKSKGGTPVSLIVGVLSLVLLPACIYSLENGLARTPPMGWLSWERFRCNTDCEGDPENCISEHLFRTMSDLVVSEGYAAVGYEYINVDDCWLEKSRGPRGELVADRRRFPSGMKALANYVHAKGLKFGIYEDYGNYTCAGYPGILGFSANDAAQFASWDVDYVKLDGCYSLPIDMDHGYPEFGRNLNATGRPMVYSCSWPVYQIYAGMNPNYSSIIQHCNLWRNYDDIQDSWASLESIIDYYGNNQDAIIPNAGPGHWNDPDMLIIGNFGLSYEQSKTQMALWAIMAAPLMMSVDLRTIRPEFKAILQNRKIIAVDQDPLGIQGRRIYKHKGIEIWSRPITPIYQTYYSYAIAFVNRRTDGTPSDVAVTLRELGLISPTGYRVEDLYEEVDYGILSPQTKIKVKVNPSGVVILRADVQPERFSKRPYNPIFYRYPN; encoded by the exons ATGACGCAACGCAAAAGTAAAGGAGGGACACCGGTGTCGCTGATCGTTGGGGTTCTTTCGCTCGTCCTGCTGCCGGCCTGCATCTACAGCCTCGAGAATGGCCTGGCCCGAACACCGCCGATGGGCTGGCTTTCCTGGGAGCGCTTCCGCTGCAACACGGACTGCGAGGGCGATCCGGAAAATTGCATCAG TGAACACCTGTTCCGCACAATGTCCGATCTGGTCGTGAGCGAGGGCTACGCCGCCGTCGGCTACGAGTACATCAACGTGGACGACTGTTGGCTGGAGAAGTCCCGTGGGCCTCGTGGCGAACTGGTGGCCGACCGTCGACGCTTCCCTAGTGGCATGAAGGCCCTGGCCAACTACGTGCACGCCAAGGGACTTAAGTTCGGTATCTACGAGGACTACGGCAACTACACGTGTGCCGGTTACCCGGGCATCCTCGGCTTTTCTGCCAACGATGCGGCCCAGTTTGCGTCGTGGGATGTAGACTACGTTAAGCTGGACGGTTGCTACTCGCTGCCGATCGACATGGACCATGGGTATCCGGAGTTTGGTCGCAATCTGAACGCAACCGGCCGCCCGATGGTGTACTCGTGCAGTTGGCCAGTGTATCAGATCTACGCTGGAATGAAT CCCAACTACTCATCGATCATTCAGCACTGCAATCTGTGGCGAAACTACGACGATATCCAGGACTCGTGGGCCTCGCTGGAGAGTATCATCGATTACTATGGCAACAATCAAGACGCAATCATTCCGAACGCTGGACCGGGTCATTGGAACGATCCCGACATG CTGATCATCGGCAACTTCGGGCTCAGCTACGAGCAGTCTAAGACGCAAATGGCCCTCTGGGCAATCATGGCCGCACCGCTGATGATGTCCGTCGATCTGCGTACAATCAGGCCTGAGTTTAAGGCCATCCTGCAGAACCGCAAGATCATTGCGGTCGATCAGGATCCGCTCGGTATCCAGGGGCGACGAATCTACAAG CACAAGGGAATCGAGATCTGGTCGCGGCCCATCACCCCGATCTACCAGACGTACTACTCGTACGCAATCGCCTTTGTCAACCGGCGAACGGACGGTACCCCGTCGGACGTGGCCGTGACACTCCGTGAGCTGGGTTTGATTTCTCCCACCGGCTACAGGGTTGAG GATCTGTACGAGGAAGTGGACTACGGAATACTGAGCCCTCAGACCAAGATTAAGGTGAAGGTGAACCCCTCGGGAGTGGTGATTCTGCGTGCCGATGTACAGCCGGAACGTTTCTCCAAGAGACCGTACAATCCGATCTTCTACCGTTATCCCAACTAA
- the LOC131291533 gene encoding BLOC-1-related complex subunit 6 — protein MSEEAHRRKNPFASSRRGLHGAEDRTDGGDDSEGQENEGEPLCEEVPTAMTESYSEIAYTHNLFGTAADETDGGTSNGNQLDGSSSSSSSSQTKKRPDSLVCDGRKASFPYNLEGTVRVDGNMTHFVAENLEYKIKLASPVTVTRKDSCNLSSSRQSTPSAATGGLSGLSVLPGSSGSANLALPSTSGGYGRGPLPYPIAGGANYCASSVDPTVLNEIEREAQALAASVDSLSENLCSVLHSISSITADNVEIYKNAVTKLTDCMDANIKCMYTIMAKAEEISKTMKPAEALAVRIREIKRLVDMFESNL, from the exons ATGAGTGAGGAAGCTCATCGAAGAAAAAACCCCTTCGCGTCGTCGCGGCGGGGCTTACACGGGGCAGAAGATCGAACGGACGGAGGAGATGACTCAGAAGGGCAAGAAAATGAGGGCGAGCCTTTGTGCGAAGAGGTCCCAACGGCGATGACGGAATCGTACAGCGAGATCGCATACACACATAATCTATTCGGAACAGCAGCCGATGAAACGGACGGAGGTACGAGCAATGGTAACCAACTGGACGgatcgtcttcttcttcgtcctcCTCCCAGACAAAAAAGCGTCCCGACTCGTTGGTATGCGACGGACGGAAAG CCAGTTTCCCGTACAACCTTGAAGGAACAGTCCGGGTGGACGGGAACATGACACACTTCGTAGCGGAAAATCTAGAGTACAAAATAAAGCTAGCCAGTCCGGTAACGGTGACCCGCAAGGATTCCTGCAATTTATCCAGCTCACGACAGAGCACACCGTCTGCCGCAACCGGTGGGCTTAGCGGGCTCAGTGTTCTCCCCGGAAGTAGTGGAAGTGCCAACCTAGCGCTTCCCAGTACCAGTGGAGGATACGGTCGTGGACCTTTGCCCTATCCGATAGCCGGTGGAGCGAACTATTGCGCTTCCTCCGTGGATCCTACTGTGCTGAATGAAATCGAGCGCGAAGCGCAGGCGCTGGCCGCGTCGGTCGACAGTTTGTCGGAAAATCTGTGCAGTGTGCTTCATTCAATCTCCTCGATTACCGCCGACAATGTCGAGATTTATAAGAATGCCGTCACCAAACTGACGGATTGCATGGACGCGAACATCAAGTGCATGTACACGATCATGGCCAAAGCGGAAGAAATTTCCAAAACGATGAAACCGGCGGAGGCACTGGCCGTTAGAAT
- the LOC131283036 gene encoding uncharacterized protein LOC131283036: protein MGKNKHGKKKVYLSNVDVPLSKTDAKVVKANAPVNGTVQPPKSILKPASSQQPSTSTDCNKYVVPELFSTLAVCQKIERVKNTQYPLITNSGQLTPNSKKQLNTKITKKLNHQPDANVYSRLTPVVVNDNLRPPAETRTKYQFTGKKDPEPTLSDYLMPIEPYKIEYAIALPVHTMGKVQADNYPNIIYVMSNLDGEFGLRLN, encoded by the exons ATGGGAAAGAATAAACACGGAAAAAAGAAGGTATATTTAAGCAACGTCGACGTTCCCCTGTCCAAAACGGACGCAAAGGTCGTGAAAGCAAACGCACCCGTAAACGGGACCGTTCAGCCCCCGAAATCAATTCTGAAACCGGCATCGTCCCAGCAACCATCAACATCGACCGATTGCAACAAATACGTGGTACCGGAGCTATTCTCAACCCTAGCCGTGTGCCAGAAGATTGAAAgagtaaaaaacacacaatatCCATTAATCACAAACTCCGGGCAGCTTACACCCAATAGCAAAAAACAACTGAACACAAAG ATTACAAAGAAGCTCAATCACCAACCCGATGCAAATGTATACAGTCGACTAACGCCGGTTGTCGTGAACGACAATCTGCGTCCTCCTGCAGAAACGCGCACCAAATATCAGTTCACCGGCAAAAAGGATCCCGAGCCAACGCTGAGCGATTATTTGATGCCAATCGAACCGTACAAAATTGAGTACGCCATAGCGCTGCCAGTGCATACCATGGGCAAGGTACAAGCAGACAATTATCCAAACATTATATACGTGATGTCGAATCTTGACGGAGAGTTCGGATTAAGGCTTAATTAG